The Lycium ferocissimum isolate CSIRO_LF1 chromosome 1, AGI_CSIRO_Lferr_CH_V1, whole genome shotgun sequence genome includes a region encoding these proteins:
- the LOC132049498 gene encoding galacturonosyltransferase 8-like: protein MALRSYRTSFSDYRRMSHSATSFRVTFKLLAISLSVAFFVLLSLSFLYTSSNDPSDHRHGFSNDLYGVGSKRRSILGLKSDPLKPRLEHIRKQADDHRALAMGYASYARKMKLENSKLVRVFAELSGNLTDLITKPPYSALFESDGKPIDESVLRRFEKHVKERIKVTRQVVVEAKESFDNQLKIQKLKDTIFAINEQLTKAKKQGAFSSLIAAKSIPKSVHCLAMKLMEERIACPEKYVDDGKPTPSEFEDPKLYHYAIFSDNVLAASVVVNSAVKNSKDPSQHVFHVVTDKMNLGAMQVMFRMKDYSGAHIEVKAVEDYEFLNSSYVPVLKQLESAKMQQFYFNNQLENATKDTNNMKFRNPKYLSILNHLRFYLPEMYPKLHRILFLDDDIVVQRDLTGLWKIDMDGKVNGAVETCFGSFHRYAQYMNFSHPLIKKKFNPKACAWAYGMNFFDLDAWRREKSTEEYHYWQSMNENRTLWKLGTLPPGLITFYSTTKPLDKSWHVLGLGYNPSISMDEINNAAVVHFNGNMKPWLDIAMSQFRPLWSKYVDKENEYVQACNFNFGDG from the exons ATGGCTCTACGGAGTTACCGGACTTCATTTTCCGATTATCGGAGAATGAGTCATTCAGCCACGTCATTTCGTGTCACCTTTAAGTTGTTAGCCATTTCTCTCAGTGTTGCGTTTTTCGTGTTGttatctctctcttttctctacaCATCATCTAACGATCCTTCCGATCACCGCCAC gGTTTCTCGAATGATTTGTATGGAGTTGGATCAAAACGTAGGTCCATTTTAGGCTTGAAATCGGATCCTTTGAAGCCAAGGCTTGAACACATTAGGAAACAAGCAGATGATCACCGCGCTTTAGCTATGGGCTATGCTTCCTATGCTAGAAAGATGAAGCTCGAAAACTCGAAACTTGTCAGAGTGTTCGCGGAGTTATCTGGTAACTTAACAGATCTCATCACAAAACCTCCATACAGTGCGTTGTTTGAGTCAGATGGCAAGCCCATTGACGAGTCAGTGCTTAGGCGGTTTGAGAAGCACGTGAAGGAACGAATAAAAGTAACGAGACAAGTTGTTGTAGAGGCAAAAGAGTCTTTTGATAATCAATTAAAGATTCAAAAGCTTAAAGACACTATTTTTGCAATCAATGAGCAATTAACCAAGGCAAAGAAGCAAGGTGCTTTTTCTAGCTTGATAGCTGCAAAGTCTATTCCAAAAAGCGTGCATTGTTTGGCAATGAAGTTAATGGAAGAACGAATTGCATGTCCGGAGAAGTATGTAGATGATGGGAAACCTACTCCTTCGGAGTTTGAGGATCCTAAGCTTTATCATTATGCAATTTTCTCTGATAATGTGCTTGCTGCTTCAGTTGTGGTGAACTCAGCCGTAAAGAACTCGAAAGACCCGTCACAGCACGTGTTTCATGTTGTGACTGATAAGATGAATCTTGGGGCTATGCAAGTTATGTTCAGGATGAAAGATTACAGCGGAGCTCACATTGAAGTGAAGGCTGTTGAAGATTATGAGTTCTTGAACTCCTCTTATGTCCCAGTACTTAAGCAACTTGAATCTGCAAAAATGCAGCAGTTCTACTTTAATAATCAGCTTGAGAATGCAACCAAGGATACCAATAATATGAAATTCAGGAACCCCAAGTATCTGTCAATATTGAACCACCTTAGGTTCTACTTGCCCGAAATGTACCCCAAGTTGCACAGGATTTTGTTCTTGGATGATGATATAGTTGTTCAGAGAGATTTGACAGGCCTCTGGAAGATAGATATGGATGGTAAGGTGAATGGAGCTGTAGAGACGTGTTTTGGTTCATTCCATCGATATGCACAATACATGAATTTCTCACACCCATTGATCAAAAAGAAGTTTAATCCCAAGGCATGTGCATGGGCTTATGGAATGAACTTCTTTGACTTAGATGCTTGGAGGAGGGAGAAGTCCACTGAAGAATACCATTACTGGCAGAGCATG AATGAAAATcggacattatggaaattgggAACATTGCCTCCAGGTTTGATCACATTTTATTCCACAACAAAACCACTTGATAAGTCTTGGCATGTTTTGGGGCTTGGCTATAATCCAAGCATCAGCATGGATGAGATCAACAATGCTGCAGTGGTCCACTTCAATGGGAATATGAAACCATGGCTTGATATTGCAATGAGCCAATTTCGGCCTCTTTGGTCCAAGTATGTTGACAAAGAAAATGAGTACGTGCAGGCATGTAATTTCAATTTTGGTGATGGTTGA